A region from the Aphis gossypii isolate Hap1 chromosome 1, ASM2018417v2, whole genome shotgun sequence genome encodes:
- the LOC114119594 gene encoding uncharacterized protein LOC114119594 isoform X2, which translates to MVSDMIITHHDNAMKDRLSGKSHAAVTMQMAPHMNAEQCNNLEGEMQQLTERTGQHRNQAKNISKEDPMSHRIIEKRRRDRMNNCLADLSRLIPAEYMKKGRGRVEKTEIIEMAIKHMKYLQSNVSSTVGNQPPPRSTKEPKEPVEIEKSENSTPVEPENSILMADQYKMGFLECLTETMQYLVEGHGYPPNHGLCLSLINHLQQHCAQIVKGKQVIHDVMKQEIILEVNKFNANVLTYLDGDGAYDESGQQKNSSKNSKSHTSVNASYDQTLADRCSMSFTTDSYSSSGSMYKFKTDIKQRFSAENSGEDLADYYAPAKKRRRKESSDCTEDRQEVPIFALHANGSYYIPLTVNRDIIPPVLDHALTENRSSVIVHPISISVNFQATNQF; encoded by the exons ATGGTGTCGGACATGATAATAACGCACCACGATAACGCCATGAAGGACAGACTGTCCGGAAAATCACATGCTGCCGTTACGATGCAAATGGCGCCGCACATGAACGCTGAACAATGTAATAACCTCGAAGGAGAAATGCAGCAGCTCACTGAGAGAACTGGACAGCACCGAAATCAGGCGAAGAATATTAGCAAAGAg GACCCAATGTCACATCGTATAATAGAAAAACGGCGACGCGATCGAATGAATAATTGCCTAGCTGATCTATCACGGCTCATACCAGCTGAATACATGAAAAAAGGTCGAGGCCGAGTTGAAAAAACCGAAATAATTGAAATGGCTATCAAACACATGAAGTATCTCCAATCTAACGTTTCCTCAACGG tcgGGAATCAGCCACCACCACGTAGTACAAAGGAACCCAAAGAACcagttgaaattgaaaaatccgAAAATTCTACCCCTGTAGAACCCGAAAACTCCATTTTAATGGCAGACCAGTACAAAATGGGGTTTTTAGAATGCCTAACCGAGACCATGCAGTATCTCGTCGAGGGACACGGGTATCCTCCCAACCATGGATTATGTTTGTCGCTCATCAACCACTTGCAACAACATTGTGCTCAAATCGTCAAAG GGAAACAAGTGATCCACGACGTGATGAAACAAGAGATTATACTAGAAGTGAACAAATTCAATGCAAACGTGTTAACATATCTAGACGGGGACGGAGCTTACGATGAGAGTggtcaacaaaaaaattcttcGAAAAACTCAAAATCTCATACGTCAGTCAATGCGTCATATGATCAG ACCCTAGCGGACAGGTGCAGCATGTCGTTCACAACGGACTCGTATTCATCTAGCGGGTCCATGTATAAGTTTAAGACCGACATCAAACAGCGGTTCAGCGCCGAGAACAGTGGTGAGGATCTGGCCGATTATTATGCACCAGCGAAGAAACGTCGCCGAAAAGAATCTTCCGACTGCACCGAGGACAGGCAAGAAGTGCCGATATTCGCACTGCACGCAAACGGGTCGTATTATATTCCACTAACCGTCAACAGGGACATCATACCACCCGTCTTGGACCACGCGTTGACCGAAAACCGTTCGTCGGTCATCGTTCATCCGATATCGATTTCGGTCAACTTCCAAGCGACCAATCAGTTTTGA